A genomic window from Sulfurimonas paralvinellae includes:
- a CDS encoding FtsW/RodA/SpoVE family cell cycle protein gives MWRFDKSILSQFDFLSIILIIPLVIMSNWLIGEAVPALAEKQIAYVGVAFLAFLAIFVLPIRRMSWLIPFIYWGNILLLLAVEFFGHSRLGAQRWIEIPFINATIQPSEFVKPALILMLAYLINKNPPPMGGYRIKDFLKISLYILLPFILIAKEPDLGTALVLLLIGYGVLFFVGIYWKIVATILAAILLISPLAYKYGLHDYQKTRITDFLGAKPSYHVQQSIIAIGSGGWTGKDKENATQTQMKFLPIATSDFIFAFVVERTGFLGALGLIFIYILLILHLLSLAIFNKDYYIKVVTVAISFMIFIYMGVNISMTIGYAPVVGVPLPMFSYGGSSFLNFIILFAIMENLITFRYKDLYDKSGTKSFL, from the coding sequence TTGTGGAGATTTGATAAGAGTATTTTATCACAATTTGACTTTCTTTCTATCATACTTATCATTCCGCTTGTAATTATGTCTAATTGGCTTATAGGAGAAGCTGTTCCTGCCTTGGCAGAAAAGCAGATAGCCTATGTCGGTGTAGCCTTTTTAGCTTTTTTGGCCATTTTTGTTTTGCCTATACGACGTATGAGCTGGCTCATTCCCTTTATCTACTGGGGAAATATTTTACTCCTTTTGGCCGTTGAATTTTTTGGTCACTCCAGACTCGGTGCACAAAGATGGATAGAGATACCTTTCATAAATGCCACCATTCAACCCTCGGAGTTTGTCAAGCCGGCACTCATTTTGATGCTTGCTTACCTCATCAACAAAAATCCCCCGCCTATGGGCGGCTACCGAATCAAAGACTTTTTAAAGATAAGTCTCTATATCCTTCTGCCTTTTATTCTCATTGCAAAGGAACCGGATTTGGGTACGGCTCTTGTCCTTTTACTGATTGGATATGGTGTTTTGTTTTTCGTCGGCATTTACTGGAAGATTGTTGCAACCATTCTTGCTGCTATTTTACTGATCTCTCCACTAGCATACAAATACGGACTTCATGATTATCAAAAAACCCGTATAACGGATTTTTTGGGAGCAAAACCCTCTTATCACGTACAGCAGTCTATCATTGCTATCGGTTCGGGAGGCTGGACAGGGAAAGACAAAGAAAACGCCACACAGACGCAGATGAAGTTTCTTCCAATTGCCACCAGTGACTTTATCTTCGCCTTTGTCGTTGAAAGGACAGGATTCTTAGGAGCTTTGGGACTTATTTTTATCTATATACTGCTTATTTTACATCTGCTCAGTCTGGCAATTTTCAACAAAGATTACTACATAAAAGTAGTAACGGTGGCGATATCATTTATGATTTTCATATATATGGGAGTCAATATTTCAATGACGATAGGCTATGCACCGGTTGTCGGAGTACCACTTCCAATGTTTTCCTATGGAGGAAGCAGCTTTTTAAATTTTATAATTCTATTTGCAATTATGGAGAATCTGATAACGTTTCGATATAAAGATTTATATGATAAAAGTGGAACGAAGAGTTTCTTGTAA
- the thrC gene encoding threonine synthase — MNFIQTRGVDNSKPEKVTFSEAILSPIASFGGLYVPENLPNLGEAFLNKHRNSSYKTLAKDMLDAFAIDIDSAVIDEALNLYDKFDDASNPVPVVKVKENLYVSELYHGPTRAFKDMALQPFGIVLSSIAQRLNENYLILAATSGDTGPAALETFKNRANVKVACLYPDGGTSDVQRLQMVTEDAANLKVIGINGVFDDAQSALKRLLASETFKKALQEKDTKLSAANSVNFGRIIFQIIYHIHSYLELVRQNAISMGEKVYLNVPSGNFGNALGGYYAWKMGLPVEKIIISSNENNVLTRLIRDGKYDLRGCEVVSTTSPAMDILKSSNVERVLFDLFGEARTKELMLSLEEKNFYELREDELARLRELFDADYCTGEEGKKYIKETFEQYDYLMDPHTATCMKSYETCSKDDIKSIIYSTAEWTKFSPVIANALTGEVDTKDIDALQSIAKVAKLQIPSMINELFTKEIAQKTVIEKEAIEEEILKFL; from the coding sequence ATGAACTTTATTCAAACACGTGGTGTTGATAATTCAAAACCAGAGAAAGTGACATTTTCAGAAGCAATACTAAGCCCAATTGCTTCATTTGGCGGTCTGTATGTACCGGAGAATCTTCCTAATTTGGGAGAAGCGTTTTTAAACAAGCACCGCAACTCTTCTTATAAAACACTTGCAAAAGATATGCTTGACGCTTTTGCAATTGATATTGATTCTGCAGTGATAGACGAAGCGCTTAATTTGTATGATAAGTTTGATGATGCTTCCAATCCAGTTCCTGTTGTAAAAGTCAAAGAAAATCTTTATGTAAGCGAACTTTATCATGGTCCTACACGTGCTTTTAAAGATATGGCACTGCAGCCTTTTGGAATCGTGCTCTCTTCGATTGCGCAAAGATTGAATGAAAACTATCTTATCTTAGCGGCAACAAGTGGTGATACAGGTCCGGCAGCCTTGGAGACATTTAAAAACCGTGCAAATGTCAAAGTGGCTTGTTTGTATCCTGATGGCGGTACAAGTGATGTTCAGCGCTTGCAAATGGTTACTGAAGATGCTGCCAATTTAAAAGTTATCGGTATTAACGGTGTCTTTGATGATGCACAGAGTGCACTCAAACGTCTTTTGGCGAGTGAGACATTCAAAAAAGCACTGCAGGAAAAAGATACGAAACTCTCTGCTGCAAATTCTGTGAACTTTGGACGTATTATCTTCCAAATTATCTATCATATTCACTCCTATCTGGAGCTTGTTCGTCAAAATGCCATTTCTATGGGTGAGAAAGTTTACCTCAATGTGCCTTCTGGTAACTTTGGAAATGCACTTGGTGGCTATTACGCTTGGAAAATGGGACTTCCTGTTGAAAAAATAATCATATCTTCCAATGAAAACAATGTACTGACACGCCTCATTCGTGATGGAAAGTATGACCTGCGTGGATGTGAAGTTGTCAGTACAACATCACCGGCAATGGATATATTGAAATCTTCAAATGTTGAGAGAGTTCTGTTTGACCTTTTCGGAGAAGCACGAACAAAAGAGTTGATGCTGAGCCTTGAAGAAAAGAACTTTTATGAGCTGCGTGAGGATGAACTCGCACGTCTGCGTGAGCTTTTTGATGCTGATTATTGTACGGGTGAAGAGGGTAAAAAATACATCAAAGAGACTTTTGAACAGTATGATTATCTTATGGACCCACATACTGCGACATGCATGAAATCATATGAAACATGTTCTAAAGATGATATTAAAAGCATCATCTATTCAACAGCAGAGTGGACGAAATTTTCTCCGGTTATTGCCAATGCTCTGACGGGTGAAGTGGACACTAAAGACATTGATGCTCTTCAATCAATTGCAAAGGTGGCAAAACTGCAAATTCCATCGATGATCAATGAACTTTTCACAAAAGAGATAGCGCAAAAAACCGTTATTGAAAAAGAAGCCATTGAAGAGGAGATACTTAAGTTTTTATAA
- a CDS encoding RluA family pseudouridine synthase encodes MLNTEEYICEKSERLDTFLTGKIGKTRSQIAALIKNEAVYVDDKKVSRPGIKLKVGQHVRVEFPEIKKSEAQEVTFDVEILYEDEDVLVINKPSGVTVHPAPSVKEPTLVDWLKHKGIRLSTISGEERHGIVHRLDKGTSGAMVVAKNNEAHEFLSKQLQDKSMGRYYLAVVTPPLKDDVTIIESNIGRSAHNRLKMAGGLEHGKYAKTVFKHLALDSDEKTQLIACKLFTGRTHQIRVHLESMNRHILGDHIYGLSPKVEKSERILLHAYLIYFDHPRTQKKLSFKADFDAVMKEAIDKKFDTEILNEVLDTDYIVHSFTTAF; translated from the coding sequence ATGTTAAATACAGAAGAATATATCTGTGAAAAGAGCGAACGCTTAGATACGTTCCTAACAGGGAAAATCGGAAAAACCCGTTCACAGATCGCTGCTCTTATTAAAAATGAAGCCGTTTATGTGGACGATAAAAAGGTCTCACGTCCGGGAATAAAACTGAAAGTCGGACAACATGTTCGTGTAGAATTTCCGGAAATTAAAAAGTCTGAAGCACAAGAAGTTACTTTTGACGTAGAAATACTTTATGAAGATGAAGATGTACTGGTCATCAACAAGCCAAGCGGTGTGACGGTGCATCCTGCACCAAGTGTGAAAGAGCCGACTTTGGTCGATTGGCTCAAACATAAAGGCATACGTCTTTCAACAATCAGCGGAGAAGAACGCCATGGAATCGTTCACCGTTTAGATAAAGGGACCAGTGGTGCTATGGTCGTAGCAAAAAACAATGAAGCCCATGAATTTTTGTCTAAACAGCTGCAGGATAAGAGTATGGGTAGATATTATTTGGCAGTTGTTACCCCTCCTTTAAAAGATGATGTTACAATTATAGAGTCAAATATAGGACGAAGTGCTCATAACCGTCTCAAAATGGCAGGGGGACTTGAGCATGGCAAGTATGCAAAAACAGTATTTAAGCATTTGGCTTTGGACAGTGATGAAAAAACGCAGCTTATTGCGTGTAAACTCTTTACTGGAAGAACCCATCAGATTCGTGTTCACCTTGAGAGTATGAACCGTCATATACTGGGTGATCACATCTATGGATTAAGCCCAAAAGTAGAGAAATCGGAACGTATTTTGCTACATGCTTACTTAATATATTTTGACCATCCAAGAACACAAAAAAAACTCTCTTTTAAAGCAGACTTTGATGCTGTGATGAAAGAGGCAATAGATAAAAAATTTGATACGGAGATTTTAAATGAAGTTCTCGATACTGACTACATTGTTCACAGCTTCACTACTGCTTTTTAG
- a CDS encoding cell division ATP-binding protein FtsE gives MDKVIIAENLSLAYSDDETIINKANLSIDSGSFVFITGASGSGKSTLLKSLYGALKPIEGSLVVGGVELRGVSSTKLNFLRKHLGIVFQDYKLVKEWTIEKNIMLPLIINGYEKTVTQNQVDSLLKHVKLRHQAGKYPQELSGGEQQRVAMARALAHNPILILADEPTGNLDDYSSQLIWNLLEGANEQLKTTVIVVTHHIPETMKTDYKHYHIEFGDIREVI, from the coding sequence ATGGATAAAGTGATCATTGCCGAGAATCTCTCTCTTGCATATTCTGATGATGAAACGATTATAAATAAAGCCAATCTATCCATAGACTCCGGCAGTTTTGTTTTTATTACCGGAGCGAGTGGTAGTGGAAAATCGACATTGCTGAAATCACTTTACGGAGCACTTAAACCAATTGAAGGAAGTTTGGTTGTCGGCGGTGTGGAACTTCGCGGTGTTTCTTCGACAAAGCTGAACTTTTTACGCAAGCACCTTGGAATCGTTTTTCAGGATTACAAACTTGTAAAAGAGTGGACAATTGAAAAAAACATCATGCTGCCGCTTATTATTAACGGTTATGAAAAAACAGTGACACAAAATCAGGTTGATTCGCTTTTGAAACATGTGAAACTTCGTCATCAGGCAGGAAAATATCCTCAAGAACTCAGTGGTGGAGAGCAGCAGCGTGTGGCTATGGCAAGAGCATTGGCACACAATCCTATCTTAATACTTGCCGATGAGCCTACAGGTAACCTCGATGATTACTCATCACAACTTATATGGAATCTTCTTGAAGGTGCAAATGAACAGCTCAAGACAACTGTCATAGTTGTAACACACCACATTCCAGAGACAATGAAAACGGATTACAAGCATTATCATATAGAGTTTGGAGATATACGTGAAGTCATTTAA
- a CDS encoding CinA family protein — MKLHLIFIGNKFIYNQPLKEYILRNVEKDVKFIDSITFFKESDNSFFLYLEQELQKDDKILIVTNKQNFSTLGKVICTITEDNQVLKEGMLIPQKATLYEDRTYLLEYKSAIVNVISMDEGENIPQILIQTIDTKATIHVFEEEKDDLISILNPLAQTYEVTFGVTSYVEGWLRIDISSKRYGDISKFIHAAKNLLPKKLIASADIVEYIIEKLSSKGKTVSFAESCTGGLLSYYLTKHNGASKILEGSLVTYSNALKENWLAIEHQTLEREGAVSADVVNEMSEGVLNVSHADYALSVSGIAGDTGGTELKPVGTVFIGARSKTEHVEKRFHFNGDRNYVQHQSAMMAIKMLLLIDKDIFF; from the coding sequence ATGAAACTCCATCTGATATTTATAGGCAACAAATTTATATACAACCAACCGCTCAAAGAGTATATTCTTCGTAATGTAGAAAAAGATGTCAAGTTTATAGATTCTATCACTTTTTTCAAAGAGAGTGATAACTCTTTTTTCCTTTATCTTGAACAGGAGTTGCAAAAAGATGACAAGATTCTCATAGTGACAAATAAACAGAACTTTTCAACCTTAGGCAAGGTGATATGTACAATTACCGAAGATAATCAGGTGCTAAAAGAGGGTATGCTCATTCCTCAAAAAGCGACTTTGTATGAAGATAGAACATATCTGCTGGAATACAAAAGTGCGATTGTCAATGTGATATCTATGGATGAAGGTGAAAATATTCCACAGATTCTTATACAAACCATAGATACAAAAGCGACTATCCATGTGTTTGAAGAAGAGAAAGATGATCTCATCAGTATCTTAAATCCTTTGGCTCAGACATATGAGGTCACTTTCGGTGTGACAAGTTATGTTGAGGGTTGGCTGCGCATCGACATCAGTTCTAAACGTTACGGGGATATATCAAAGTTTATTCATGCGGCAAAAAACCTGCTTCCAAAGAAGCTTATTGCTTCAGCTGATATTGTCGAATATATCATAGAAAAACTCTCGAGTAAGGGAAAAACTGTTAGTTTTGCAGAGAGTTGTACAGGGGGACTACTCAGTTATTACCTTACAAAACACAATGGTGCTTCGAAAATACTTGAAGGCTCTTTGGTTACGTACTCCAATGCACTCAAAGAGAATTGGCTGGCTATTGAACATCAGACGCTAGAGCGTGAAGGAGCGGTTTCGGCTGATGTTGTCAATGAGATGAGTGAGGGAGTGTTAAATGTCAGTCATGCGGATTATGCGCTTTCTGTAAGCGGTATTGCAGGTGACACGGGCGGTACAGAACTAAAACCTGTTGGAACAGTTTTCATCGGGGCAAGAAGCAAAACAGAACATGTGGAAAAAAGATTTCACTTTAACGGTGATAGAAACTATGTTCAGCATCAGAGTGCCATGATGGCGATTAAAATGCTCCTTTTGATAGACAAAGATATCTTTTTTTAA
- a CDS encoding pyrroline-5-carboxylate reductase, with product MKTITFIGNGNMALSIAKGLKDNYYIEVVGRNQQKLDAFEKDLDVKIDKNLLNDFDITDKIIILCVKPANVEEVGKQLKGTASVLYSVLAGTTLQKLQTNLNAKSYVRAMPNLAASVGASMTTLTGDAAYKDEAIELFNSIGSTRWLASEKEIDIATALAGSGPAYLALIAEALADGAVKQGLKRDDALAIMRGLFDGFGKLIQDVHPALLKDGVMSPGGTTAAGYSALEDGNVRSACISALEKAYKRATEL from the coding sequence ATGAAAACTATCACTTTTATCGGAAATGGCAATATGGCACTCAGTATTGCCAAAGGACTCAAAGATAACTACTATATTGAAGTTGTCGGAAGAAATCAGCAAAAACTTGATGCATTTGAAAAAGATTTGGATGTAAAAATTGACAAAAATCTTCTCAATGATTTTGATATAACAGACAAGATAATAATACTTTGTGTAAAGCCTGCCAATGTAGAAGAAGTAGGTAAACAGCTAAAAGGAACTGCTTCAGTACTCTACTCAGTCCTTGCAGGAACAACACTTCAAAAACTACAGACTAACCTCAATGCAAAATCCTATGTCCGAGCCATGCCAAATCTCGCAGCATCCGTTGGGGCATCCATGACAACACTTACAGGTGACGCTGCTTACAAAGATGAGGCCATAGAACTCTTTAACTCTATTGGCTCTACTCGTTGGCTGGCAAGTGAGAAAGAGATAGATATTGCAACGGCTCTTGCAGGGAGCGGTCCGGCTTATCTGGCTCTTATTGCGGAAGCCTTGGCAGATGGTGCCGTCAAACAGGGTCTTAAACGCGATGATGCCCTTGCTATTATGCGTGGACTGTTTGATGGTTTTGGAAAATTGATCCAAGATGTTCATCCAGCACTTTTAAAAGATGGTGTAATGAGTCCAGGCGGTACAACAGCTGCCGGTTATTCTGCTCTCGAAGATGGAAATGTTAGAAGTGCCTGTATAAGTGCACTTGAAAAAGCTTATAAAAGAGCAACTGAGTTATAA
- a CDS encoding murein hydrolase activator EnvC family protein, with amino-acid sequence MMHRFLLIFALLFVSLHAQGEIDKKIKKTSSRLHSYSKNYSSLNKKMAKTAKAILRQKRELLKQDAYLKKLKEELLNKESSYKINTKELQRLKEAQNRLKKRQNRLEEELVFVIAKSVSLSVILNEEYPANEKSLIELEVLKSMLKESQQKAKHLSDLYIQNSKIIQNLHAKTDTIEKSIASIDSKRKELLKKQAENKKALKKLKLAKSSYKRELKKLLKRQSELKKTLSQLNLIKVDEIKKAKEEQARKKAFAKQKIVLNENLPKVKKHGSSYQSVRTIRYNGPKTIAPLSRYTITKKYGTYTDPIYGIKIFNESISLKPKQLNSKVKTVFNGKVIYADKTAVLDNIVIVEHKNGLHTIYANLSQIAPNIRKGKKVKRGAVIGRVRDELVFEVTQKSAHINPIRLFR; translated from the coding sequence ATGATGCATCGTTTCCTTCTGATTTTTGCCCTTCTTTTTGTTTCTTTGCATGCACAGGGTGAGATAGATAAAAAAATAAAAAAGACAAGCTCCAGGCTGCACTCTTACAGTAAGAACTACTCGAGTTTAAATAAAAAAATGGCAAAAACAGCCAAGGCGATACTACGCCAAAAAAGAGAACTTCTCAAACAAGACGCGTATCTAAAAAAATTAAAAGAGGAGCTTTTAAATAAAGAGAGCAGTTATAAAATAAATACAAAAGAGCTGCAACGTCTAAAAGAAGCACAAAACAGGCTCAAAAAAAGACAAAACAGACTTGAAGAGGAGTTGGTCTTTGTCATTGCAAAAAGTGTTTCTCTCTCTGTAATACTCAATGAAGAGTATCCTGCAAATGAAAAGTCACTGATTGAACTTGAAGTGTTGAAATCGATGCTCAAAGAGTCACAGCAAAAAGCAAAACATCTCAGTGATCTTTATATCCAAAATTCAAAAATCATTCAAAATCTTCATGCTAAAACAGACACTATAGAAAAATCTATTGCTTCCATCGACAGTAAACGAAAAGAACTTTTAAAAAAACAGGCTGAGAACAAAAAAGCGCTCAAAAAATTGAAACTTGCAAAATCCTCTTATAAAAGAGAGCTCAAAAAGCTTCTCAAACGTCAAAGTGAACTTAAAAAGACACTATCACAGCTTAATCTGATAAAAGTCGATGAGATTAAAAAAGCAAAAGAGGAACAGGCTCGTAAAAAAGCTTTTGCTAAACAAAAAATTGTTTTAAATGAAAATCTTCCAAAAGTAAAAAAACACGGGAGTTCCTATCAGAGTGTCAGAACAATTCGATACAACGGACCAAAAACAATTGCACCTCTTTCAAGATATACTATTACAAAAAAATACGGAACCTATACGGATCCAATTTATGGTATAAAAATTTTTAACGAATCAATTTCACTTAAACCCAAACAATTAAATTCTAAAGTAAAAACTGTCTTTAACGGTAAAGTTATCTATGCGGACAAAACGGCTGTTTTAGACAATATTGTTATCGTTGAGCATAAAAACGGCCTTCATACTATTTATGCAAATCTTTCACAAATCGCACCAAATATACGTAAAGGTAAAAAAGTCAAACGCGGAGCTGTCATAGGACGTGTCAGAGATGAACTTGTTTTTGAAGTGACACAAAAAAGTGCCCATATAAATCCTATACGATTATTTAGGTAG
- a CDS encoding ABC transporter permease encodes MKSFKNHLSLVIALLSILFSLQIFTIVDRAIDAYKENLAQNYSLVVVAQKRVNIPSLLNGNKLVQSVTELSADSVIQKLNSGISKQNMELLKLTLPKFYKLKLKYYPSPSELEDLTKSLLRTQSIEKVETFSKTHDTTYKLLLLFKTVISVFAFTVLVVTVLLIFKELRIWQFKHNERMSIMGLFGAPVWLRSAVLFRLALVDALIASLLSFVIFSYLSAMPWVAEQFNNIGIHIVVFDKVYDFLIMLGVSIVVSLLLATFIVLGHKEEV; translated from the coding sequence GTGAAGTCATTTAAAAATCATCTCTCTTTAGTTATCGCACTTTTGAGTATTCTCTTTTCTCTTCAGATCTTTACGATTGTAGATAGAGCTATCGATGCTTATAAAGAAAATCTGGCACAAAACTACTCCTTAGTTGTCGTGGCACAAAAAAGAGTTAATATTCCAAGCCTTTTAAACGGTAACAAGTTAGTTCAAAGTGTAACAGAACTCTCTGCAGACAGTGTCATTCAAAAACTCAACAGCGGTATCAGTAAACAAAATATGGAGTTGTTAAAACTAACACTGCCTAAATTCTATAAACTCAAACTAAAATACTACCCCTCACCAAGTGAACTTGAAGATTTGACAAAATCACTGCTGCGAACACAGTCCATAGAGAAGGTGGAGACATTCTCTAAAACACATGATACAACATATAAACTGCTTCTGCTTTTTAAAACTGTCATTAGTGTCTTTGCCTTTACTGTTCTTGTCGTAACGGTACTGCTTATCTTTAAAGAACTTCGTATTTGGCAGTTCAAGCATAATGAACGCATGAGTATTATGGGGCTCTTTGGTGCTCCTGTATGGCTGCGTTCGGCTGTACTTTTTCGACTTGCATTAGTCGATGCTCTCATTGCATCGCTACTGTCATTCGTGATTTTTTCATACCTTAGTGCAATGCCGTGGGTTGCAGAACAGTTTAATAATATAGGCATTCATATTGTCGTATTTGACAAAGTGTATGATTTTTTAATTATGCTCGGAGTTTCCATTGTAGTTTCTTTGTTGCTTGCGACTTTCATCGTTCTTGGACATAAAGAAGAGGTATGA
- a CDS encoding fibronectin type III domain-containing protein: MKFSILTTLFTASLLLFSGCAEITPTPKEEVVVDSTLPTVTLTKNGIITDMKTVAFEWKSITDPRVTGIYVYKKSPEDKKETKELEYYDTIDTRYSTHYVDRNVDPDKKYSYAFRVFAKNAQGVNSKVFVVNTLPVLQSVSWIHSIGGLPRIAKIIWRPHVSERVASYIIERKTFEDKEWHQIDELSGRLNAEYIDTGLEDNHVYMYRIRVKTYDGIISTPSQIVKAVTKPLPKSVAKIEATKNLPKMIKLNWTPSKQKDFDRYYLYRSDDVDGSYELIAKLYNPKFTDKIDEDGKVYFYQVSVVDKDGLESEHEKTTVMGRTLVKPKAPAIVEAKLLGSKIELKWGESDPRTVSYIVVKKSKKGWFDEVTKEYKGIKKTLFIDSDIEADTLYTYTVYSVDKNSIVSEPSIEVQIKTPESKEIVAAPKTKATEQKVAQPVKSSSSESTVAPAEELDLNGL, from the coding sequence ATGAAGTTCTCGATACTGACTACATTGTTCACAGCTTCACTACTGCTTTTTAGCGGTTGTGCTGAAATTACACCTACACCAAAGGAAGAAGTTGTTGTAGATTCTACACTTCCTACGGTTACATTGACAAAAAATGGCATTATTACTGATATGAAAACAGTAGCTTTTGAATGGAAAAGTATTACAGATCCGCGTGTGACAGGGATTTATGTCTATAAAAAATCTCCAGAAGATAAAAAAGAGACGAAAGAACTGGAGTATTATGATACGATAGATACGCGTTATTCGACACATTATGTTGATAGAAACGTAGACCCGGATAAAAAATACAGTTATGCATTCAGAGTGTTTGCAAAGAATGCGCAGGGTGTCAACTCAAAAGTATTTGTTGTCAATACACTGCCTGTACTACAGTCTGTTTCATGGATTCACTCTATTGGCGGTCTGCCTCGAATAGCAAAGATAATCTGGCGACCGCATGTAAGTGAGAGGGTAGCATCTTATATTATCGAAAGAAAGACATTTGAAGATAAAGAGTGGCATCAGATTGATGAACTAAGTGGAAGACTCAATGCCGAGTATATTGATACAGGACTTGAAGACAACCATGTTTATATGTATAGAATAAGAGTAAAAACATATGACGGTATCATCTCTACGCCTTCACAGATTGTAAAAGCAGTGACAAAACCATTGCCGAAGAGTGTAGCTAAAATCGAAGCAACCAAGAATCTTCCAAAAATGATAAAACTAAACTGGACACCATCGAAACAAAAAGACTTTGATCGTTATTATCTTTACAGATCCGATGATGTTGACGGTTCTTATGAACTCATAGCTAAGTTATACAATCCAAAATTTACAGATAAAATCGATGAAGATGGAAAAGTATACTTCTATCAAGTCAGTGTCGTTGATAAAGACGGGCTTGAAAGTGAACATGAAAAGACTACAGTTATGGGAAGAACACTTGTTAAACCTAAAGCACCTGCTATTGTCGAGGCAAAACTTCTTGGTTCAAAAATCGAACTGAAATGGGGAGAAAGTGATCCAAGAACAGTATCGTACATTGTTGTGAAAAAATCTAAAAAAGGCTGGTTCGATGAGGTTACAAAAGAGTATAAAGGTATAAAAAAGACTCTTTTTATAGATTCCGATATCGAAGCTGATACGCTTTACACTTATACTGTTTACAGTGTGGATAAAAACTCGATTGTTTCAGAACCTAGTATAGAAGTTCAGATCAAAACACCTGAATCAAAAGAGATTGTTGCAGCACCTAAAACAAAGGCAACTGAGCAAAAGGTTGCACAGCCCGTAAAATCAAGCAGCAGTGAAAGTACAGTAGCACCGGCTGAAGAACTAGACCTGAATGGACTTTAA
- the trmB gene encoding tRNA (guanosine(46)-N7)-methyltransferase TrmB, whose amino-acid sequence MPHLHIKEFKTIELPAVQDEVHFNFIADNANHQDEKLIATEYEGEDFFLLVKEEEGRSLLKTDKLTRPASIYNVHRALLAYAKAAGLEVIASNVPQTQKNVHLQTASALKKIDYFANDFPREKEVRIEVGFGSGRHLLHQAANNPDILFIGIEIHRPSIEQVLKQVVIQKLDNVMVLDYDARLFMELVPSNIVGAIYVHFPVPWDKKPHRRVISTSFIQEARRVLKEGGTLELRTDSENYYAYSYETFIAFPKITLQIKKNHDIAVSSKYEDRWKKMEKNIYDVIMVNDEISPELVIEGDFSFEGSSPRSADELLALHNKTIRFDGGFIHFERVYKLTNGVMLRISMGSFDRPEHLYLIITDNRLSYYPQLPLRSPINLEAHKHLLKAVNG is encoded by the coding sequence ATGCCGCATCTTCATATAAAAGAATTTAAGACAATTGAACTTCCTGCTGTGCAGGATGAGGTTCATTTTAATTTTATTGCTGATAATGCAAACCATCAAGATGAAAAGTTGATTGCTACAGAGTATGAAGGCGAGGATTTTTTTCTGCTTGTTAAAGAAGAAGAGGGTAGAAGTCTTCTTAAAACAGATAAACTGACACGTCCTGCTTCTATTTATAATGTGCACCGTGCTTTACTTGCCTATGCAAAAGCAGCAGGGTTGGAAGTTATTGCTTCCAATGTTCCTCAAACACAGAAAAACGTGCATCTGCAGACAGCTTCTGCACTCAAAAAAATAGACTATTTTGCAAATGATTTTCCCCGTGAGAAAGAAGTAAGGATAGAAGTCGGTTTTGGTTCAGGAAGACATTTACTGCATCAGGCTGCAAATAATCCGGATATTTTGTTTATAGGTATAGAGATACATCGACCGTCAATAGAACAGGTACTCAAGCAGGTTGTAATTCAAAAGCTCGACAATGTAATGGTTCTTGATTATGATGCACGTCTTTTTATGGAACTCGTTCCTTCAAATATTGTGGGTGCCATTTATGTACATTTTCCTGTTCCGTGGGATAAAAAACCGCATAGAAGAGTCATATCAACAAGCTTTATTCAAGAGGCTCGCCGTGTTTTAAAAGAAGGAGGGACTCTGGAACTTCGAACAGACAGTGAAAACTACTATGCCTATTCGTATGAGACTTTTATAGCATTTCCTAAAATAACGCTGCAGATAAAGAAAAATCATGACATCGCCGTGAGCTCCAAGTATGAAGACAGATGGAAAAAGATGGAGAAAAACATCTATGATGTCATCATGGTAAACGATGAAATTTCTCCTGAACTGGTGATAGAGGGTGATTTCTCTTTTGAAGGCTCTAGCCCTCGTTCGGCAGATGAACTGTTGGCACTGCATAACAAGACTATTCGTTTTGACGGTGGTTTTATCCATTTTGAAAGAGTTTATAAACTTACAAATGGTGTTATGCTTAGGATTTCGATGGGGAGTTTTGACAGACCGGAGCATCTTTATCTAATCATAACGGATAATAGACTATCATACTATCCGCAATTGCCTCTTCGTTCCCCTATCAACCTTGAGGCGCATAAACATTTGTTAAAGGCTGTAAATGGATAA